The proteins below come from a single Spirochaetota bacterium genomic window:
- a CDS encoding MFS transporter: MLKKIIKANFYGWINVSLLFVIYGTAMGIVFYGFTVIFPVMIKTQGWGRGDASLAHTIRGIIVGLLAPMVALTINRYGTRLTMSIGLGIMTVSMLLLGLFASQLWHWIFLWGIIMPFAFAFSGIIPIQTTIMFWFNVKRATVLGIVLTGAAVAGFIITPLLTWIMQMAGSWELGWLIIGIFSLIALIASYWIIGKPSDIGQHIDGINSDDNRTVTGSGVLKSAKTFRTSVSWTLKETLHTWALYLTMLVMLAQLWSLYIVTVHGVLHLTDVGFSALQASSIISIIILSSGVARFPMGIAGDRIEPHWILSAAMGIMALSLFGIWKAPLNISAMLVIGSIYGFAFGTTVVMLPAMIGNYFGPSSFASINGFIQPFLIGLGAPVPVLAGYIADKYGNYDLAFIGVLIMLLFGAVCASLASPPHKSDLEKAPHIVLKA; this comes from the coding sequence ATGTTGAAGAAAATAATAAAGGCTAACTTTTATGGCTGGATAAATGTGTCTCTTCTTTTTGTTATCTATGGGACAGCCATGGGCATAGTCTTTTACGGTTTTACTGTAATATTCCCGGTAATGATAAAGACTCAGGGATGGGGTCGTGGAGATGCTTCACTCGCCCATACCATTCGAGGTATTATTGTTGGTTTACTGGCTCCAATGGTTGCATTAACGATCAACCGATATGGAACTAGACTCACAATGTCAATTGGCCTTGGTATTATGACAGTGTCGATGTTGTTGCTGGGTCTGTTTGCCAGTCAACTTTGGCATTGGATTTTTCTTTGGGGCATTATAATGCCATTTGCCTTTGCCTTTTCTGGAATAATACCGATACAGACCACAATTATGTTTTGGTTTAATGTCAAGAGGGCTACTGTTTTGGGTATAGTTCTAACCGGTGCAGCAGTTGCAGGATTTATCATCACTCCATTACTAACATGGATAATGCAGATGGCTGGATCATGGGAATTGGGGTGGTTGATTATTGGTATTTTCTCGCTTATTGCTCTAATAGCCTCATATTGGATTATAGGGAAACCCTCCGACATTGGTCAACACATTGATGGCATTAACTCGGATGATAACAGAACAGTAACTGGATCTGGTGTGTTAAAATCTGCTAAAACTTTTCGAACGTCAGTTTCCTGGACTTTAAAAGAGACTTTACATACATGGGCTTTGTACTTGACAATGTTGGTCATGCTTGCTCAACTTTGGTCCCTGTATATAGTAACCGTTCATGGAGTATTGCACCTAACGGATGTAGGGTTTTCTGCATTGCAAGCATCCTCTATCATCAGCATCATTATTTTAAGCAGTGGTGTGGCTCGTTTCCCCATGGGGATTGCAGGGGACAGAATTGAGCCTCACTGGATTTTATCAGCGGCTATGGGGATAATGGCATTATCATTATTCGGTATTTGGAAAGCCCCTTTAAACATCTCTGCCATGCTTGTGATTGGTTCGATTTATGGATTTGCCTTTGGCACAACTGTTGTTATGCTTCCGGCCATGATCGGCAACTACTTTGGTCCCTCATCCTTTGCCAGCATCAATGGATTTATTCAACCCTTTCTAATCGGTCTGGGGGCGCCTGTGCCTGTGCTAGCCGGTTACATTGCTGATAAATACGGGAATTACGATCTTGCGTTTATAGGGGTGCTTATAATGTTACTGTTTGGGGCTGTATGCGCTTCTCTAGCATCACCTCCTCATAAATCTGATTTAGAGAAGGCTCCTCATATCGTTTTAAAAGCTTAA
- a CDS encoding sodium/solute symporter (Members of the Solute:Sodium Symporter (SSS), TC 2.A.21 as described in tcdb.org, catalyze solute:Na+ symport. Known solutes for members of the family include sugars, amino acids, nucleosides, inositols, vitamins, urea or anions, depending on the system.): MTLIDWGIIIIYILGLIFLGWYLGRSQTGLKDYFLGSKNLSWWSVGFSTMATQLGAISFISAPAFVGLRPGGGLIWLGYEFAVPFAMIILIWKVIPLFHKFGLISIYEYLEIRFDDRIVRSFVSIVFLISRGLATGVTIYATAIVISVMLKIPITYTIFIIGAVSIIYDYMGGIKAVVISDVIQMLLIFVGIIICVIFGLNYIGGWKAIFQYISTDRLIAIDFNEFGFHEDGTFGFLPLFIGGFFLYTSYYGFDQSQVQREISARSLLDSRISLIFNSIGRYPVVLSYCIVGLIIGAFALSNNEFMSLIPKGKVDYMVPVFVVHYLPAGVSGIIIVAILAASMSSLDSALNSLSASTIEDILKPTILKKLSEHEMFRASKLTTLFWGFFCTGFAFITEGISKTVIESINMIGSIFYGPIAAVFILGMFIQRASSRDVILGGIMGVCINVFLSTGIIKISWLWWNAIGFIITFGTGLVLALFNRSCYRFDEALRISDKHCKPWLIVYGLLIAYGVMIIILSSHLEDIIY, from the coding sequence ATGACCCTTATTGATTGGGGGATTATTATCATTTATATTTTAGGATTGATCTTCCTTGGATGGTATTTAGGCAGGTCACAGACTGGATTGAAGGATTATTTTTTGGGTTCAAAGAATCTTTCTTGGTGGTCTGTCGGCTTTTCCACCATGGCAACTCAACTTGGCGCAATTAGCTTTATATCTGCTCCCGCATTTGTAGGATTAAGGCCCGGGGGAGGCCTTATTTGGCTTGGTTATGAATTCGCGGTACCCTTTGCTATGATTATCCTTATATGGAAGGTGATACCTCTATTCCATAAATTTGGATTAATAAGTATCTATGAGTATCTTGAGATTAGATTCGATGACAGGATAGTACGTTCATTTGTAAGCATTGTTTTCCTCATAAGCAGGGGACTTGCAACTGGTGTGACTATTTATGCAACTGCAATAGTAATATCAGTGATGTTAAAGATTCCGATTACATATACAATATTCATAATAGGAGCGGTTTCGATAATCTATGATTATATGGGCGGCATTAAGGCGGTTGTAATCTCAGATGTGATACAGATGCTTCTCATCTTTGTAGGAATAATAATATGCGTGATTTTTGGTTTAAATTATATTGGAGGTTGGAAAGCAATCTTCCAATACATTTCCACAGATAGGCTTATTGCCATTGATTTTAATGAGTTTGGTTTTCATGAAGACGGCACTTTCGGATTTCTTCCACTCTTCATTGGTGGATTCTTCCTCTATACATCATATTATGGATTCGATCAGAGCCAGGTGCAGAGGGAAATTTCTGCACGTTCGTTGCTTGATTCTAGAATATCTCTAATATTCAACTCAATCGGACGATATCCGGTGGTGCTCAGTTATTGCATTGTCGGATTGATAATAGGTGCCTTCGCTTTATCCAATAATGAATTCATGAGCCTCATTCCAAAAGGCAAGGTGGATTATATGGTTCCAGTATTTGTTGTACATTATCTACCTGCTGGCGTGTCCGGAATTATTATTGTGGCAATTCTTGCAGCAAGCATGTCATCACTTGATTCCGCATTAAATTCTCTCAGCGCATCAACAATCGAGGATATCCTAAAACCGACCATCCTAAAAAAATTGAGTGAGCATGAAATGTTTAGGGCATCAAAACTTACAACCCTTTTCTGGGGATTTTTCTGCACTGGATTTGCATTTATCACTGAAGGTATTTCCAAAACAGTTATTGAGTCAATTAACATGATAGGTTCCATATTTTATGGACCTATTGCTGCTGTTTTTATTCTGGGAATGTTTATACAAAGGGCCTCTTCACGAGATGTAATACTCGGTGGGATTATGGGCGTATGTATAAATGTCTTTTTATCAACTGGCATTATAAAGATATCATGGTTATGGTGGAATGCGATCGGATTTATTATAACCTTTGGAACGGGTTTGGTATTAGCATTGTTCAATAGGAGTTGTTATAGGTTTGACGAAGCGTTAAGAATATCAGATAAGCATTGTAAACCTTGGCTAATCGTCTATGGTTTATTGATCGCTTATGGGGTGATGATAATTATACTCTCTAGCCATCTTGAAGATATAATTTATTAG
- a CDS encoding FAD-dependent oxidoreductase — MRDRRLDPLFEPLKMPNLLLKNRLYMAPMGTGYNLDRMTDFLVARAKGGVGLITTGEASIHPSGRAGVRDELLIETDDDIKPLSMLVESVHRCGAKIVLQLNHAGRYSPGVLLGRQSVAPSPIMSGYTGETPRELATEEVDDLIIIFAEAALRARRAGFDGIELMGSSGYLISQFLSPLTNKRKDKYGGDTLARASFLLSILRESRARVGDDFNICVKFDADDGMQGGRNIEDSLQIVPHIVASGADRLHVWAGWHESSRPMLPMSVSPAAFSYMAAAIKGVVDIPISTVGRINDPFVAAEILVRGEADLIGLGRALLCDPDFVQKTWDGRDDEIRRCTACCYCFDQLVQSLRGERTEVMCGLNPESGREGEGLIRSTKRPKRLIIVGGGPAGMETARIAATRGHFVTIYEKDTKLGGMLNLSFIPPHKGELRSIIDYYTLQMDRLQVRIKLGTPFTIKELNQANPDVVILATGARSIIPDIPGIRDHKVLTALDALRGNSIEGKRVLVIGGGMIGLETAEFLAENGKEVTIIEISTLARDVGPTNRGVMISRLRRKVRILTHTEVVEIEGDGVIALVRNNKKEKIMTDAILIASGLESRDELGKIISTKGVESYSVGSCREPGQIAQVIADGFNLGCII; from the coding sequence ATGAGAGATAGAAGATTAGATCCCCTTTTTGAGCCTCTTAAGATGCCAAACCTACTGTTGAAGAATAGGTTATATATGGCACCTATGGGGACAGGATATAATTTGGATCGCATGACGGATTTTCTGGTTGCCCGTGCAAAGGGTGGTGTGGGTCTAATTACTACAGGGGAGGCTTCTATCCATCCCAGCGGCAGGGCTGGTGTGAGGGATGAATTGTTGATTGAGACCGATGATGATATTAAACCGTTATCCATGTTAGTCGAATCTGTTCATCGTTGCGGTGCAAAGATCGTTCTGCAGCTAAATCATGCTGGCCGTTATTCTCCAGGTGTATTGCTTGGCAGACAGTCTGTAGCTCCATCTCCCATTATGTCCGGATATACTGGAGAAACACCCAGAGAGCTTGCTACTGAGGAAGTGGATGATTTGATCATAATCTTTGCAGAAGCCGCCCTTCGCGCACGAAGGGCTGGATTTGATGGGATAGAACTTATGGGTAGTTCAGGCTATCTTATAAGTCAATTTCTATCCCCTTTGACTAATAAGAGGAAGGATAAGTATGGGGGAGATACGCTGGCAAGGGCGAGCTTTCTACTCTCTATCCTTAGAGAATCAAGGGCTAGGGTTGGGGATGATTTCAATATATGTGTCAAATTCGATGCGGATGACGGGATGCAGGGTGGACGGAATATTGAGGATTCATTACAAATAGTTCCACATATTGTTGCATCCGGAGCTGATAGATTGCACGTTTGGGCTGGATGGCATGAATCATCTAGGCCAATGCTTCCAATGTCTGTTTCACCCGCCGCCTTCTCCTATATGGCGGCTGCAATTAAGGGAGTGGTGGATATTCCAATATCCACGGTTGGAAGAATAAATGATCCCTTTGTCGCTGCTGAAATTCTTGTAAGGGGCGAGGCTGACTTGATAGGGCTGGGAAGAGCCCTTTTGTGTGATCCGGATTTTGTCCAGAAGACCTGGGATGGTCGTGACGATGAGATAAGGCGTTGCACGGCATGCTGTTATTGCTTTGATCAACTTGTTCAATCCCTTCGCGGTGAAAGAACAGAGGTTATGTGTGGGTTGAATCCTGAATCTGGTAGGGAGGGGGAGGGTTTGATTAGATCAACTAAAAGGCCAAAGCGATTGATTATTGTTGGGGGAGGTCCTGCTGGCATGGAGACTGCTCGCATAGCTGCTACGCGTGGACATTTTGTGACAATATACGAAAAGGATACAAAATTGGGGGGGATGTTGAATCTGTCATTTATACCACCACATAAAGGTGAGTTGAGGAGTATAATAGATTATTATACCCTGCAAATGGATCGGTTACAGGTAAGAATAAAGCTCGGAACGCCCTTTACCATTAAAGAATTAAACCAAGCTAATCCTGATGTTGTTATCCTTGCTACTGGGGCTAGGTCAATAATTCCAGATATTCCAGGTATTAGGGATCATAAGGTATTGACTGCGCTTGATGCGTTGAGAGGGAATAGCATTGAAGGTAAAAGGGTACTAGTTATTGGGGGTGGTATGATTGGTTTGGAGACTGCTGAATTTTTAGCTGAAAATGGCAAGGAGGTGACAATTATCGAAATTTCTACTCTTGCCAGAGATGTTGGACCAACCAATAGGGGGGTGATGATATCGAGATTGCGTAGGAAGGTCAGAATCCTTACCCATACTGAGGTTGTAGAAATAGAGGGGGATGGCGTAATAGCTCTGGTGCGGAACAATAAAAAGGAGAAGATAATGACAGATGCCATTCTCATCGCATCAGGTCTGGAAAGCCGTGATGAATTGGGTAAAATTATCAGCACGAAAGGTGTAGAATCTTATTCTGTCGGCTCTTGTCGAGAGCCTGGGCAAATAGCTCAGGTTATTGCTGACGGATTTAATTTGGGTTGCATAATATAG